Proteins from a single region of Streptomyces spinoverrucosus:
- a CDS encoding GntR family transcriptional regulator — protein sequence MVEYRIDRRSGVATYVQIVQQTKQALRLGLLRPGDKLPTAREVVEATAINPNTVLKAYRELEREGLVEARRGLGTFVRRSLGAAPADSPLRAELVAWAERARAAGLEREDVAALFTAVLDEQFTEQEGDQA from the coding sequence GTGGTCGAGTACCGCATCGACCGGCGCAGCGGCGTCGCCACCTACGTCCAGATCGTCCAACAGACCAAGCAGGCCCTACGGCTGGGCCTGTTGCGGCCCGGCGACAAGCTGCCCACGGCCCGCGAGGTCGTCGAGGCCACGGCCATCAACCCGAACACCGTCCTCAAGGCCTACCGCGAACTGGAGCGCGAGGGCCTGGTCGAGGCGCGGCGCGGCCTCGGCACGTTCGTCCGGCGGTCGCTGGGCGCCGCCCCGGCCGACTCCCCGTTGCGGGCGGAGCTGGTGGCCTGGGCGGAGCGGGCACGCGCGGCGGGGCTGGAGCGGGAGGACGTGGCCGCGCTCTTCACCGCCGTACTCGATGAACAGTTCACGGAACAAGAGGGGGACCAGGCATGA
- the mshD gene encoding mycothiol synthase — MTSDDSARPGGPLSRSIETYAALAPEQAEAVLDLLAAAARGDGQQAVSEQGRLQIRGGAREGVSHLLLSVDGQLVGYAQLEDTDPVEAPAAELVVHPSHRGHGHGRALGAALLAASGKRLRVWAHGGHAAARHLAQVLGLTLFRELRQMRRPLAGLDLPEPALPQGVTVRTFVPGQDDAAWLAVNAAAFAHHPEQGSLTQRDLDDRKAEPWFDPEGFFLAFRGDELVGFHWTKVHAEEQLGEVYVLGVAPGAQGTGLGKALTSIGLRHLAAQALPTAMLYVDADNKAAVSVYERMGFTTYETDLMYRSET, encoded by the coding sequence ATGACCAGCGACGACAGCGCACGGCCCGGCGGCCCCCTCTCCCGCTCCATCGAGACCTACGCCGCGCTCGCCCCGGAGCAGGCCGAGGCCGTACTCGATCTGCTCGCGGCGGCCGCGCGGGGCGACGGCCAGCAGGCGGTGTCCGAGCAGGGTCGGCTCCAGATCCGTGGCGGCGCCCGCGAGGGCGTGTCCCATCTGCTGCTCAGCGTCGACGGCCAACTCGTCGGCTACGCCCAACTGGAGGACACCGACCCGGTGGAGGCGCCGGCCGCCGAACTGGTCGTCCACCCCTCGCACCGCGGCCACGGACACGGCCGCGCCCTCGGCGCCGCCCTGCTCGCCGCGTCCGGCAAGCGGCTGCGGGTCTGGGCGCACGGCGGCCACGCCGCCGCCCGGCATCTGGCCCAGGTGCTGGGCCTGACCCTGTTCCGCGAACTGCGCCAGATGCGGCGCCCGTTGGCCGGACTGGACCTGCCCGAACCGGCCCTGCCGCAGGGCGTGACCGTGCGCACCTTCGTGCCGGGGCAGGACGACGCGGCCTGGCTGGCGGTCAACGCCGCCGCCTTCGCCCACCACCCCGAGCAGGGCTCACTCACCCAGCGGGACCTCGACGACCGCAAGGCCGAGCCGTGGTTCGACCCGGAGGGCTTCTTCCTCGCCTTCCGCGGCGACGAACTCGTCGGCTTCCACTGGACGAAGGTGCACGCCGAGGAACAGCTCGGCGAGGTGTACGTGCTCGGTGTCGCGCCGGGCGCGCAGGGGACCGGGCTGGGCAAGGCGCTCACCTCGATCGGCCTGCGGCACCTGGCGGCGCAGGCGCTGCCGACGGCGATGCTGTACGTCGACGCCGACAACAAGGCGGCGGTGAGCGTGTACGAGCGGATGGGCTTCACGACGTACGAGACGGACCTGATGTACCGCTCCGAGACGTGA
- a CDS encoding pectinesterase family protein: protein MTTPRSKPRHRRRRSALLVGVPAAVAVAATLAYGTVFGVFGDDAQPTAQAAAPSWATATADGFASVDSLGQKGTYGGRDGRTVTVRTLAELEKYATAAEPYVVVVAGTINMNPVGKEIKVASDKTIVGSGTAGHIVGGGFFLGNGVHNVIIRNLTIRDSYQGVWNDKDHDFDAIQMDGAHHVWIDHNDLRHMADGLIDVRKDSTNITVSWNRLSDNNKAFGIGWTENVVTDITIHHNWIRETEQRNPSTDNAAHAHLYNNFLEDTPNTSITSSYGNYSRGKTKMVLENSYFQGFKNPVTKDSTATVVQRGNLFSGTSGRNESGGTAFDPKAYYPYTLDKAADVPALLKSGTGPRTSIGTSAAATTKAATTLTVAKDGSGQYSTVQAAVNAVPANNPSRVVIAVKPGTYRETVKVPSDKPHVTIQGTGGSRKDTVIVYNNAAGTPKPDGSGTYGTSGSATVAVEADDFQARNLTITNDFDEKANQGLSGHQAVALRTAADKVFLDSIIVNGDQDTLLLDTAAKDRLGRVYLTNSYVTGNVDFVFGRATAVIDRSVLTLKKRWDGTSAGYITAPSTPADRKGFLVNRSTVNGDVSAASFFLGRNWHAGGDASLRPQTTVRDSTLSAAIRSTPWSDMGGFSWKNDRFAEYRNTGPGAGSASADRPQLTDSQATGQEVADWLGDWTPSAS, encoded by the coding sequence ATGACCACCCCCCGCAGTAAGCCCCGTCACCGCCGCCGCAGAAGCGCCCTCCTGGTCGGCGTCCCCGCCGCGGTCGCCGTCGCCGCGACCCTCGCCTACGGCACCGTCTTCGGCGTCTTCGGCGACGACGCGCAGCCCACCGCACAGGCCGCCGCCCCCTCCTGGGCCACCGCCACCGCCGACGGTTTCGCCTCCGTCGACAGCCTCGGCCAGAAGGGGACGTACGGCGGGCGGGACGGCAGGACCGTCACCGTCAGGACCCTCGCCGAGCTGGAGAAGTACGCCACCGCCGCCGAGCCCTATGTCGTCGTCGTCGCCGGCACCATCAACATGAACCCCGTCGGCAAGGAGATCAAGGTCGCCTCCGACAAGACCATCGTCGGGTCCGGGACCGCCGGGCACATCGTCGGCGGCGGGTTCTTCCTCGGCAACGGCGTGCACAACGTGATCATCCGGAACCTGACCATCCGGGACTCGTACCAAGGCGTCTGGAACGACAAGGACCACGACTTCGACGCCATTCAGATGGACGGCGCCCACCACGTCTGGATCGACCACAACGATCTGCGGCACATGGCCGACGGGCTCATCGACGTCCGCAAGGACAGCACCAACATCACCGTCTCCTGGAACAGGCTGAGCGACAACAACAAGGCCTTCGGCATCGGCTGGACCGAGAACGTCGTCACCGACATCACGATCCACCACAACTGGATCCGCGAGACCGAGCAGCGCAACCCGTCCACCGACAACGCCGCCCACGCCCACCTCTACAACAACTTCCTGGAGGACACCCCCAACACCAGCATCACGTCCTCCTACGGCAACTACTCCCGCGGGAAGACGAAGATGGTCCTGGAGAACTCCTACTTCCAGGGCTTCAAGAACCCCGTGACCAAGGACTCCACCGCCACCGTCGTCCAGCGCGGCAATCTCTTCTCCGGCACCAGCGGCCGCAACGAGAGCGGCGGTACCGCCTTCGATCCCAAGGCGTACTACCCCTACACGCTCGACAAGGCCGCGGACGTCCCGGCGCTTCTCAAGTCCGGTACCGGACCTCGTACGTCCATCGGTACGAGCGCGGCTGCCACCACGAAAGCGGCCACCACCCTCACCGTCGCCAAGGACGGCTCCGGCCAGTACTCCACCGTCCAGGCCGCCGTCAACGCCGTCCCGGCGAACAACCCCTCCCGCGTCGTCATCGCCGTCAAGCCGGGCACGTACCGCGAGACCGTCAAGGTGCCGTCCGACAAGCCGCACGTCACCATCCAGGGCACGGGCGGCAGCCGCAAGGACACCGTCATCGTCTACAACAACGCCGCCGGGACGCCCAAGCCCGACGGCTCGGGCACGTACGGCACCAGCGGCAGCGCCACCGTCGCCGTCGAGGCCGACGACTTCCAGGCCCGCAACCTGACCATCACCAACGACTTCGACGAGAAGGCCAACCAGGGCCTCAGTGGGCATCAGGCCGTCGCGCTGCGTACCGCCGCCGACAAGGTGTTCCTCGACAGCATCATCGTCAACGGCGACCAGGACACCCTCCTCCTCGACACCGCCGCCAAGGACAGGCTCGGCCGGGTCTACCTGACCAACTCCTACGTCACCGGCAACGTGGACTTCGTCTTCGGGCGGGCCACCGCCGTGATCGACCGGTCCGTCCTGACGCTGAAGAAGCGGTGGGACGGGACGTCCGCCGGTTACATCACCGCGCCGAGCACCCCCGCCGACCGCAAGGGCTTCCTCGTCAACCGCTCGACCGTCAACGGAGACGTCTCCGCCGCGAGCTTCTTCCTCGGCCGCAACTGGCACGCGGGCGGCGACGCCTCGCTCCGCCCGCAGACCACTGTCCGCGACAGCACCCTGAGCGCCGCGATCAGGTCGACCCCGTGGTCCGACATGGGTGGCTTCTCCTGGAAGAACGACCGGTTCGCCGAGTACCGCAACACCGGCCCGGGCGCCGGGTCCGCGAGCGCCGACCGGCCGCAGCTGACCGACTCCCAGGCGACGGGCCAGGAGGTCGCCGACTGGCTGGGCGACTGGACGCCGAGCGCGTCCTGA